TTTTACCCGAGGCTTTGATGTTTTTCTGAAGTTTCGGATTCAGAAATTGAACACCTTTTATCGGTAAGAACTCTACCACGTCTCCATCCATAATTACAATGTCTAATGCCATCTTGTACTCTTTGCTCTTGTTCTACTAAATCGTTGCTTCATTCAGATAGAATGGGTACACCAGGTTGAACCTGTTGTTGGTAGATCGCACCAGGTAGTTTACTGATATGGTGATTATCCCCTCATCCAACCTTGTGTCAAGCACTTGTACTTCATCTGTCTTGATCCTGGGCTCATTCAGGAGAATGGCGTTGGCTACCGTTTTCCGGATGTCGTGGATCATGCGCTGACTGGTTTCTTC
This region of Fulvivirga ulvae genomic DNA includes:
- a CDS encoding GPW/gp25 family protein; this translates as MENKFLGKGWAFPPEFYAGGAEVEMVSGEEDIKQSLQIILSTSLNERTMNSGFGCELSRFVFEETSQRMIHDIRKTVANAILLNEPRIKTDEVQVLDTRLDEGIITISVNYLVRSTNNRFNLVYPFYLNEATI